One window from the genome of Microbulbifer sp. ALW1 encodes:
- the hutI gene encoding imidazolonepropionase has protein sequence MTERCDLLITNVHAATMDPSIPGAYGVVEDAAVAVTGKKIVWIGPRRELPECTADLVIDGEGQWLTPGLIDCHTHMVYGGHRASEFARRLGGESYEEVARSGGGILSTVRATRAASAADLYRSAEPRLRALIAEGVTTVEVKSGYGLDLETELKQLRVARRLAQHHPVNILTTCLAAHALPPEYDGRADEYIDLVCEEILPAVAKEQLADAVDMFCENIAFSVEQCQKVILAAQRLDLPVKVHAEQLASTGATRMAAKAGALSVEHIEYITDADVAAMAESGTAAVLLPGAFYTLKETRVPPIDKLRAAGVPMAISTDLNPGSCPIASLRLMMNMGCNLFGLTPAEALAGVTRSAARALGICCSRGVLRPGLRADMALWPMETPDQLAYEVGALKPAEMFFGGRHVTAG, from the coding sequence ATGACTGAACGCTGTGATCTGCTGATTACCAACGTCCACGCGGCCACCATGGATCCGTCGATTCCCGGTGCCTACGGCGTGGTGGAAGACGCCGCGGTGGCGGTGACGGGTAAAAAAATTGTCTGGATAGGGCCGCGCCGGGAGTTGCCGGAGTGTACGGCTGATCTGGTGATAGACGGCGAGGGCCAGTGGCTGACGCCGGGGCTGATCGATTGCCATACCCATATGGTCTACGGCGGCCATCGCGCCAGCGAGTTCGCCCGTCGCCTTGGCGGCGAAAGCTATGAGGAGGTGGCCCGCAGTGGCGGCGGTATTCTTTCTACCGTGCGCGCTACCCGGGCTGCCAGTGCGGCGGATCTGTATCGCAGTGCCGAGCCGCGCTTGCGCGCGCTGATTGCCGAGGGCGTCACCACGGTGGAAGTGAAGTCCGGCTACGGCCTCGATCTGGAAACCGAGCTCAAGCAGTTGCGCGTTGCCCGCCGCCTGGCCCAGCACCATCCGGTCAATATTCTCACCACCTGTCTCGCCGCCCATGCCCTGCCGCCGGAATACGACGGCCGCGCGGACGAGTACATCGACCTGGTGTGCGAAGAAATCCTGCCGGCGGTGGCCAAAGAGCAGCTGGCGGATGCGGTGGATATGTTCTGTGAAAACATCGCTTTCAGCGTTGAACAGTGTCAAAAAGTCATTTTAGCGGCACAAAGGCTGGATCTTCCGGTGAAAGTGCACGCGGAACAGCTGGCGTCCACCGGCGCCACCCGCATGGCGGCCAAGGCCGGTGCGCTTTCGGTGGAGCATATCGAATACATCACCGATGCCGATGTCGCCGCCATGGCGGAAAGCGGCACTGCCGCGGTGTTGCTACCGGGGGCGTTTTACACCCTGAAGGAAACCCGGGTGCCACCCATCGACAAGCTGCGTGCCGCCGGTGTGCCCATGGCGATTTCCACCGACCTGAATCCCGGCAGCTGCCCCATCGCTTCCCTGCGCCTGATGATGAACATGGGGTGCAACCTGTTCGGGCTGACACCGGCAGAGGCCCTTGCCGGCGTCACCCGCTCGGCGGCCCGTGCCCTCGGCATCTGTTGCAGTCGCGGCGTGCTGCGCCCCGGATTGCGCGCGGATATGGCCCTGTGGCCGATGGAGACACCGGATCAGCTGGCCTACGAAGTGGGTGCACTGAAACCTGCAGAAATGTTTTTCGGGGGACGCCATGTTACAGCTGGCTGA
- the hutG gene encoding formimidoylglutamase: MLQLADMRLWSGRIDSEDGKAGKRWHQDIVPLHLDSPPGLAVLGFASDEGVRRNKGRIGAAKGPRILRLALANLPKTFSAPLYDAGNVRVEKDDLESGQAMLGARITELMSAGHFPLVLGGGHEIAFGSYQGIARWMREQHRDKTLGIINFDAHLDLRLPAPQGSSGTPFYQIAEQCDLNGRPFNYLCVGAAATANTPALYHRAEELGAQVISDREIVPWRIELVQKQMADFIDRVDFVYLTIDLDVFPAAVMPAVSAPAGRGVPFDLFEPLLDTVLESKKVCLADIAEFNPYFDIEDHAARTAARVVFQIANGVKG, from the coding sequence ATGTTACAGCTGGCTGATATGCGTTTGTGGAGTGGCCGGATTGACAGCGAAGACGGCAAGGCCGGCAAGCGCTGGCACCAGGACATAGTACCGCTGCACCTGGACAGCCCGCCGGGGCTGGCGGTGCTGGGGTTCGCCTCGGATGAGGGCGTGCGCCGCAACAAGGGGCGTATTGGTGCTGCCAAGGGGCCGCGTATCCTGCGCCTGGCGCTCGCCAACCTGCCTAAAACCTTCAGCGCACCGCTGTATGACGCCGGCAATGTGCGGGTAGAAAAAGACGACCTGGAGTCTGGCCAGGCGATGCTCGGCGCGCGTATTACCGAGCTGATGAGCGCCGGGCACTTTCCGCTGGTGCTGGGGGGCGGCCACGAAATCGCCTTCGGCAGTTACCAGGGGATTGCCCGCTGGATGCGCGAGCAACACCGGGATAAAACCCTGGGCATCATCAACTTCGACGCGCACCTGGACCTGCGCCTGCCGGCGCCCCAGGGTTCTTCCGGCACGCCCTTTTACCAGATTGCGGAACAGTGTGACCTCAATGGTCGCCCCTTCAATTACCTCTGTGTGGGCGCCGCCGCCACCGCCAATACCCCGGCGCTCTACCACCGCGCCGAAGAGCTGGGGGCCCAGGTGATTTCCGACCGGGAAATTGTCCCCTGGCGCATCGAGCTGGTGCAAAAACAGATGGCGGACTTTATCGACCGGGTGGATTTTGTTTACCTCACCATCGACCTGGATGTGTTCCCCGCAGCGGTGATGCCGGCGGTCAGTGCGCCCGCCGGGCGCGGTGTACCCTTCGACTTGTTCGAGCCATTGCTGGACACAGTGCTGGAGTCGAAAAAGGTGTGCCTGGCGGATATCGCCGAGTTCAACCCCTATTTTGATATCGAAGATCACGCCGCACGCACTGCCGCACGGGTGGTGTTTCAGATCGCCAATGGGGTGAAAGGGTGA
- a CDS encoding NUDIX hydrolase, protein MRRILKKSILATVLLGLLAALAFVLFPGLKYEIYRQLSPKLRWNISYALTDKFVVGMVYFVERDRQLLLVRHSYQDKWALPGGWVERHESFEESARRELDEELDIRIDDFEVLEVNKVPRSGIINIAIRGRLQDKRVMIRDSEIFGYRFFDLDQLPEDILYTHKPYIRRYLESYQAPQAIPAQAPEQATEPDPAPAEASPAQADH, encoded by the coding sequence ATGCGACGAATCCTGAAGAAAAGTATTCTTGCGACAGTGTTGCTGGGCTTGCTGGCAGCACTGGCGTTCGTATTGTTTCCCGGTCTCAAGTATGAAATTTACCGCCAGCTGTCGCCCAAGCTGCGCTGGAATATCTCCTATGCACTGACCGACAAGTTTGTGGTGGGGATGGTGTATTTTGTGGAGCGCGATCGGCAACTGCTGCTGGTTCGCCACAGCTACCAAGACAAGTGGGCGCTGCCCGGCGGCTGGGTGGAGCGCCATGAATCCTTCGAGGAGTCGGCGCGGCGAGAGCTGGATGAGGAGCTGGATATCCGCATCGACGATTTTGAGGTGCTGGAGGTGAACAAGGTCCCGCGTTCCGGGATCATCAACATCGCCATCCGCGGGCGCCTGCAGGACAAGCGAGTGATGATTCGCGACAGTGAAATCTTCGGTTATCGCTTCTTCGACCTCGACCAGTTACCGGAAGACATACTCTATACCCACAAGCCCTACATCCGCCGCTACCTGGAGTCCTACCAAGCACCACAAGCCATTCCGGCACAAGCGCCCGAACAGGCCACGGAGCCTGACCCGGCGCCGGCGGAAGCCAGTCCCGCGCAAGCGGATCACTAG
- the hutC gene encoding histidine utilization repressor: protein MSSQSSTTTAETGSQPRYAAIKAHIRAQIESGDWPAHFRVPSENQLAQDFTVSRMTARRALSELTDEGVLIRSQGLGTFVAEPVPAGSLLEVRNIADEVAARGHSYGNRILKLEQTTANTEVAVALGLAEGAAVYHSIIVHLDNDLPIQFEERYTNPTLVPDYLQQDFTAATPNEYLTRVAPLTEVDTTVEAIGADDVVSSALEIKPGTACLQIWRRTKSSAGTVSFARLVHPGNRYRLGAQLRF from the coding sequence ATGAGTAGTCAATCTTCCACCACCACCGCAGAAACCGGCAGCCAGCCCCGCTACGCCGCCATCAAAGCGCACATCCGCGCCCAGATCGAATCCGGTGACTGGCCCGCCCACTTCCGCGTGCCCTCGGAAAATCAGCTCGCCCAGGACTTCACCGTCAGTCGCATGACCGCCCGCCGCGCCCTCTCCGAACTCACCGACGAAGGCGTGCTCATCCGCTCCCAGGGCCTCGGTACCTTCGTCGCCGAACCAGTCCCCGCCGGCTCCCTGCTGGAAGTGCGCAACATCGCCGACGAAGTCGCCGCCCGCGGTCACAGTTACGGCAACCGCATCCTCAAACTGGAGCAGACCACCGCCAATACCGAAGTCGCCGTGGCACTTGGCCTCGCCGAAGGCGCCGCGGTCTACCACTCCATCATCGTACACCTGGACAACGACCTGCCGATCCAGTTCGAAGAACGCTATACCAACCCCACACTGGTGCCGGACTACCTGCAACAGGACTTCACTGCGGCCACACCCAACGAATACCTGACCCGCGTGGCACCACTGACGGAAGTGGATACCACGGTGGAGGCGATCGGTGCCGATGACGTTGTGAGTAGCGCACTGGAAATCAAACCGGGTACTGCGTGTTTGCAGATCTGGCGACGTACGAAAAGTAGTGCGGGCACCGTGAGTTTCGCGCGACTGGTGCACCCGGGAAATAGATACCGGCTGGGCGCGCAACTGAGGTTTTAA